The following proteins are co-located in the Echinicola sp. 20G genome:
- a CDS encoding DUF4301 family protein — MEKLMEKISFQGKSMDEVTEQLNRFEKGFPFMPIVRPAQVNDGILKFNKKELDEFSKLYCTSKEDLKVVKFVPASGAASRMFKKLFEFLESDGYLNAYPIAEEFIQNIKKFPFYGDLDISLRKAGSFVELAMQEKDFKLIISHVLFSEGLGYGQMPKGLLKFHRYEDHERTPVHEHFMEGIQYGIGKEGVVRLHFTVSKEHLEGFIKETGKVRELLEKKLKVRFEVTFSQQKPSTDTLAVDLENQPFLNDDGSILFRPGGHGALLSNLQEIDADLVFIKNIDNVGGAKSLEITKKYKMAMGGLLLHRQSEIFNLLNDLKADQVGSQQAVETFLKDKMGVVFPDTYLQLSALEKKKYLIEKLDRPIRVCGMVRNTGEPGGGPFWAKNKDGSVALQIVEKAQINPLYQKALLTESTHFNPVDLVCSIKRPNGKNYQLADFSDPETGLISEKSKSGKSLKALELPGLWNGAMADWNTLFVEVPLETFNPVKTINDLLRREHQNA, encoded by the coding sequence ATGGAGAAATTAATGGAAAAGATTTCTTTTCAAGGGAAATCCATGGATGAAGTAACCGAGCAATTGAATAGGTTTGAGAAAGGCTTCCCTTTTATGCCAATCGTGCGTCCTGCACAGGTCAATGATGGAATACTAAAATTTAACAAAAAGGAACTTGATGAATTCTCAAAGCTATACTGCACCTCTAAAGAGGATTTGAAGGTAGTGAAATTTGTGCCTGCCAGCGGTGCAGCCTCCCGGATGTTTAAAAAACTATTTGAATTTTTGGAAAGTGATGGATACCTAAATGCCTATCCCATAGCGGAGGAATTTATCCAAAATATCAAGAAGTTTCCGTTTTATGGTGATTTGGATATCAGCCTGAGAAAAGCAGGAAGTTTTGTTGAACTGGCCATGCAGGAAAAGGATTTTAAGTTGATCATTTCGCATGTCCTTTTCTCAGAAGGATTAGGTTACGGGCAAATGCCAAAAGGGCTTTTAAAGTTTCACCGATATGAGGACCATGAGCGCACACCAGTTCATGAACATTTTATGGAAGGAATCCAATATGGCATCGGAAAGGAAGGAGTAGTGCGACTACATTTTACGGTTTCGAAAGAACACCTTGAAGGATTCATTAAGGAAACAGGAAAGGTAAGAGAACTTCTTGAAAAGAAACTGAAGGTAAGATTTGAGGTTACTTTTTCCCAACAAAAACCTTCTACAGATACCCTGGCAGTAGATTTGGAAAATCAACCTTTCCTAAATGATGATGGCAGTATATTGTTCCGCCCAGGCGGGCATGGCGCCTTGCTCAGCAACCTTCAAGAAATAGATGCTGACCTAGTCTTTATCAAAAACATAGATAATGTAGGGGGAGCAAAGTCTTTGGAGATTACAAAGAAATACAAAATGGCCATGGGTGGCCTATTACTGCACAGGCAGTCCGAAATTTTTAACCTGTTGAATGATTTGAAGGCTGATCAAGTAGGAAGTCAACAAGCTGTAGAAACATTTCTGAAGGATAAAATGGGAGTTGTTTTTCCTGACACCTATTTGCAACTTTCAGCCTTGGAAAAGAAAAAGTATTTGATAGAGAAGCTGGATAGACCCATTAGGGTTTGCGGCATGGTGAGAAATACAGGAGAACCAGGTGGCGGACCATTTTGGGCCAAAAACAAAGATGGGTCTGTGGCACTTCAAATTGTAGAAAAGGCGCAGATTAACCCTTTGTATCAAAAGGCATTGCTGACCGAAAGCACGCATTTCAACCCGGTGGATTTGGTTTGCTCCATCAAAAGACCCAATGGAAAGAATTATCAATTAGCTGATTTCTCCGACCCCGAAACTGGACTCATCAGTGAGAAGTCCAAAAGTGGGAAATCTCTGAAGGCTTTGGAACTGCCAGGTCTATGGAATGGAGCCATGGCCGATTGGAACACACTTTTTGTGGAAGTTCCTCTAGAAACTTTTAATCCGGTAAAAACCATCAATGACCTGCTTAGAAGAGAGCATCAAAATGCTTGA
- a CDS encoding UDP-glucose 6-dehydrogenase, which produces MKIKKICCIGAGYVGGPTMAVIAQKCPDVYVTVVDINEARIKAWNDEDLNNLPVYEPGLDKVVAEARGRNLRFCTNVEGAIQEADMIFISVNTPTKTYGEGKGQAADLKWIELCARQIAAAAESDKIVVEKSTLPVRTAEAIRDILENTGNGTKFQILSNPEFLAEGTAIEDLMAPDRVLIGGDTSTEEGLEAMEALVEIYNSWVPREKILTTNVWSSELSKLTANAFLAQRVSSINALSELCENTEANINEVSRAIGTDSRIGNKFLKASVGFGGSCFQKDILNLVYICRTYGLKDVADYWEQVIKMNDHQKGRFAKNIIKSLYNTVSGKKIAFLGWAFKKDTNDTRESAAIYVADHLLSEDAKITVYDPKVREEQMYSDIDYLNTRNKVDNRKLMNAEPCPYEACKGAHAIAVLTEWDEFVDYDWQKIYDNMLKPAQVFDGRSILNKEKLRDIGFRVYTIGTA; this is translated from the coding sequence ATGAAAATTAAGAAAATTTGCTGCATTGGTGCGGGGTACGTGGGTGGCCCGACCATGGCTGTTATAGCCCAAAAATGTCCGGATGTTTATGTAACTGTAGTGGACATCAATGAAGCCAGGATCAAAGCATGGAATGATGAGGATTTGAACAATCTTCCCGTTTATGAACCTGGATTAGATAAGGTGGTGGCAGAGGCCAGAGGAAGGAATCTGCGTTTTTGTACCAATGTAGAAGGAGCCATCCAAGAGGCGGATATGATCTTCATTTCTGTAAATACTCCAACCAAAACTTATGGTGAAGGAAAGGGGCAAGCAGCAGATTTAAAGTGGATAGAATTATGTGCTCGGCAGATTGCAGCTGCAGCTGAATCGGATAAAATTGTTGTGGAGAAGTCAACGCTACCTGTAAGGACTGCAGAGGCAATTCGTGACATCTTGGAAAACACTGGGAACGGCACGAAATTTCAGATTCTATCCAATCCGGAATTCCTTGCGGAAGGTACTGCCATTGAGGACTTAATGGCACCTGACCGCGTTTTGATAGGTGGCGATACGTCCACGGAAGAAGGTTTGGAAGCCATGGAGGCTTTGGTGGAAATATATAATTCTTGGGTTCCTCGTGAGAAAATTCTCACCACCAATGTTTGGTCTTCGGAGCTTTCAAAGCTGACTGCCAATGCCTTTTTGGCCCAAAGGGTTTCTTCCATAAATGCCTTGTCTGAGCTGTGTGAAAATACAGAAGCCAATATCAATGAAGTGTCCAGAGCCATTGGCACGGATAGCCGAATTGGCAATAAGTTCTTGAAAGCCTCGGTAGGGTTCGGGGGATCTTGTTTCCAAAAGGATATCCTTAACCTGGTTTACATCTGTAGAACTTACGGGTTGAAGGATGTGGCTGATTATTGGGAGCAGGTCATCAAGATGAACGATCACCAAAAAGGCCGGTTTGCGAAAAATATCATAAAGTCACTATACAATACGGTAAGCGGGAAGAAGATAGCGTTTCTTGGATGGGCATTTAAAAAGGATACCAATGATACCCGGGAGTCTGCAGCCATCTATGTAGCAGATCACTTGTTAAGTGAGGACGCTAAAATTACAGTGTATGACCCAAAGGTTAGGGAAGAGCAAATGTACTCTGATATTGACTATTTGAATACTCGAAATAAGGTGGACAATAGGAAGTTGATGAATGCGGAACCATGTCCATACGAAGCTTGTAAAGGTGCACATGCCATTGCTGTACTGACCGAATGGGACGAGTTCGTTGATTATGATTGGCAGAAAATTTATGATAATATGCTTAAACCAGCTCAAGTATTTGACGGCCGAAGTATATTGAACAAAGAGAAATTAAGAGACATTGGTTTTAGGGTTTACACCATTGGGACTGCTTGA
- a CDS encoding DUF4962 domain-containing protein produces the protein MSFGQSISSSGSIYRCLLAILGIAHMVTLAEVHCQTLEEVNFSDNPHPRILLKDREVELLKTTLNTDKYWNSLHALVISEAENIINEKEPDIIKSDGTIVNNSREVLRRILFLGYAYRVMGDMKFKKKAVAELMNICRLKNWNPKISLDMAEMTMAAAIGYDWFYHDLTASEKDRLVESIYQKGIQASYDERYNGFEKLHNNWSQVINAALCIGAVAIFEKYPEEAKKTVQRALALSQNALGEYCPDGVYPEGYMYWIYGTSYSAMMYSVLESLGLNIDDILNSCLLKSGLFYLNMIGPSGHAFNWSDVFNVSSLNPAIFWIANKTSDYSLLWNEKQLIQNGQFNGLSKYRLLPVTLLMGASQRINEIPKPQNKMWLGRGENSMAVMRSSWDEKEAIYLGFKLGNPREHHSHLDMGSFVMEALGERWAIDMPMQNYHANVFKGVKIWDNRQDGGRWQLLCTNNFGHSTLTMDRDLMDVKGETTLLRSGDQDHFQFAIGDLSNIFLRRDRQVVRGVGIKEEAYVIIRDEISDSPRSLVVTWQMVTTADVDIISEGAMLTQNGKKLKLKVASPEKVAVKVIPAHLKSPHGTVKKNIKIVYFELEIPKNQSAAIQVFLVPQQALYTEKLESIPLKDW, from the coding sequence TTGAGTTTCGGCCAATCCATTTCATCCTCAGGTTCTATTTATAGGTGTTTACTGGCCATATTGGGGATAGCTCATATGGTAACCTTAGCAGAAGTCCATTGTCAAACGCTGGAAGAAGTGAATTTTTCCGATAATCCCCATCCAAGGATATTACTTAAAGATCGTGAAGTCGAATTACTTAAAACTACTTTAAATACAGATAAATATTGGAATTCCTTGCATGCTTTAGTGATTTCTGAAGCGGAAAATATAATAAATGAAAAGGAACCTGATATAATTAAATCAGATGGTACCATAGTCAATAATTCGAGGGAGGTGCTGCGAAGAATCTTATTTCTTGGTTATGCCTATAGAGTAATGGGCGATATGAAATTTAAAAAGAAGGCTGTAGCGGAATTGATGAATATTTGCAGGCTGAAAAATTGGAATCCGAAAATCAGCTTGGATATGGCTGAAATGACCATGGCAGCTGCCATTGGCTACGATTGGTTTTACCATGATCTTACAGCTTCAGAAAAGGATAGACTGGTGGAGAGTATATATCAAAAAGGAATCCAAGCTTCTTATGACGAACGATACAATGGTTTTGAAAAGCTACATAACAATTGGAGTCAAGTAATCAATGCTGCTTTGTGTATCGGAGCAGTGGCTATTTTTGAAAAGTATCCTGAAGAAGCAAAGAAAACCGTTCAAAGGGCTTTGGCATTAAGTCAAAATGCCTTGGGTGAGTATTGTCCAGATGGCGTTTACCCTGAAGGCTATATGTATTGGATATATGGTACCTCCTATAGTGCCATGATGTACAGTGTGCTGGAAAGTTTAGGGTTGAATATTGACGATATACTAAATTCTTGTCTACTCAAGTCTGGTCTATTTTATTTGAACATGATTGGTCCATCTGGCCATGCATTTAATTGGAGCGATGTTTTTAACGTTTCCAGTTTAAACCCCGCCATTTTTTGGATAGCCAATAAGACTTCAGATTACAGTTTGTTGTGGAACGAAAAACAGTTGATCCAAAATGGACAATTTAATGGACTTTCCAAATACAGACTTCTTCCAGTGACACTACTGATGGGAGCCTCACAACGCATAAATGAGATACCAAAGCCTCAAAACAAAATGTGGCTAGGTAGAGGTGAAAACTCAATGGCGGTAATGCGATCTTCTTGGGATGAAAAAGAAGCAATTTATTTGGGATTTAAGCTTGGAAACCCTCGTGAGCACCACAGTCACTTGGACATGGGGTCATTTGTCATGGAAGCTTTGGGTGAGCGCTGGGCGATAGACATGCCCATGCAAAATTACCATGCCAATGTGTTTAAAGGTGTGAAGATTTGGGATAACCGTCAAGACGGTGGCAGATGGCAGCTTCTATGCACCAATAATTTTGGTCACAGCACCTTAACCATGGACAGGGATTTAATGGATGTGAAGGGAGAAACGACTCTTTTAAGAAGTGGGGATCAAGATCATTTCCAGTTTGCTATTGGTGATTTATCAAACATATTTTTAAGAAGGGATCGGCAGGTCGTAAGGGGAGTGGGTATAAAGGAAGAAGCTTATGTAATTATTAGGGATGAAATCAGCGATTCGCCGCGATCTCTTGTGGTCACGTGGCAAATGGTCACTACCGCAGACGTAGATATCATTAGTGAAGGAGCCATGTTGACCCAAAATGGCAAAAAGCTCAAGCTAAAGGTGGCATCCCCAGAAAAGGTGGCTGTAAAAGTAATTCCTGCACACTTGAAGAGTCCTCATGGGACAGTAAAAAAGAATATTAAGATTGTCTATTTTGAACTTGAAATCCCCAAGAATCAATCAGCTGCAATTCAAGTCTTTTTGGTCCCACAGCAAGCACTTTATACTGAAAAATTGGAATCCATTCCCCTAAAGGATTGGTAG